Proteins from a genomic interval of Phreatobacter oligotrophus:
- a CDS encoding type II toxin-antitoxin system VapC family toxin, giving the protein MMLVDSNVLIDLVTNDPVWAEWSQTKLETAARSGPVFINDVVYAEVSAGYSAIELFEAVLAAAQLTVDPIPREALFRAGKVFQVYRRSGGSRTGVLPDFFIGAHAAARGWPLLTRDARRYRAYFPNLEIVSPD; this is encoded by the coding sequence ATGATGCTCGTCGACTCCAATGTTCTCATCGATCTTGTCACGAACGATCCGGTGTGGGCGGAGTGGTCGCAGACGAAACTCGAAACCGCCGCCCGGTCCGGTCCCGTTTTCATCAATGACGTCGTCTATGCGGAGGTGTCTGCGGGCTATTCGGCTATCGAGCTCTTCGAGGCCGTCCTCGCCGCCGCCCAGTTGACCGTCGATCCGATCCCGCGCGAGGCCCTTTTCCGGGCGGGCAAGGTCTTCCAAGTTTATCGTCGCTCTGGCGGATCGCGCACCGGCGTGTTGCCGGATTTCTTCATCGGCGCGCACGCTGCTGCGAGAGGCTGGCCGCTGCTGACCCGCGACGCTCGCAGGTATCGGGCCTACTTCCCCAATCTGGAGATCGTTTCTCCCGACTGA
- a CDS encoding AbrB/MazE/SpoVT family DNA-binding domain-containing protein yields MATTVTQKGQVTIPKRVRDALGIVPGSKVEFTPASDGRIVLTKAGDTSGSAGSSRFAKIRGSADLGMSTDEIMALLRGGPDE; encoded by the coding sequence ATGGCGACGACCGTGACGCAGAAGGGCCAGGTGACGATCCCCAAGCGGGTTCGCGACGCGCTCGGCATCGTCCCCGGCAGCAAGGTCGAGTTCACGCCCGCATCCGACGGTCGCATCGTCTTGACCAAGGCCGGCGACACGTCCGGATCGGCCGGGTCGAGCCGATTTGCGAAGATCCGCGGTAGCGCCGACCTCGGCATGTCGACCGATGAGATCATGGCCCTCCTGCGCGGGGGCCCTGACGAATGA
- the trpS gene encoding tryptophan--tRNA ligase, with protein sequence MATFKPLVFSGMQPSGDLHLGNYLGALVNWVAMQETHDCIYCVVDLHAITVWQDPKALQKAIREVTAAYIAAGIDPKRSILFNQSQVHEHAELAWVFNCIARMGWMNRMTQFKEKAGKDKENASLGLFAYPSLMAADILAYRATHVPVGDDQKQHLELTRDIAIKFNNDYAERIAELGHGDAFFPVTEPVIMGPATRVMSLRDGTKKMSKSDPSDYSRIALTDDADTIAQKVRKARTDPEALPSEEAGLKGRAEADNLVGIFAALAGRTKADVLAEFGGGQFSTFKTALADLSVAKLSPITAEMKRLVADPAEIDRILAHGAARARAIARPVMDQVKDIVGFVRG encoded by the coding sequence ATGGCGACCTTCAAGCCGCTCGTCTTCTCCGGCATGCAGCCGTCCGGCGACCTGCACCTCGGCAATTATCTCGGCGCGCTGGTGAACTGGGTCGCCATGCAGGAGACCCACGACTGCATCTATTGCGTCGTCGACCTGCACGCGATCACCGTCTGGCAGGATCCGAAGGCGCTGCAGAAGGCCATTCGCGAGGTCACTGCCGCCTATATCGCCGCCGGCATCGACCCCAAGCGTTCCATCCTGTTCAACCAGAGCCAGGTGCACGAGCACGCCGAGCTGGCCTGGGTGTTCAACTGCATCGCGCGCATGGGCTGGATGAACCGCATGACGCAGTTCAAGGAGAAGGCCGGCAAGGACAAGGAGAACGCCTCGCTTGGGCTCTTCGCCTATCCGAGCCTGATGGCCGCCGACATCCTCGCCTATCGCGCCACCCATGTGCCGGTCGGCGACGACCAGAAGCAGCATCTGGAGCTGACGCGCGACATCGCCATCAAGTTCAACAACGACTATGCCGAGCGCATCGCCGAGCTCGGCCATGGCGACGCCTTCTTCCCCGTCACCGAGCCGGTGATCATGGGACCTGCGACGCGCGTCATGAGCCTGCGCGACGGCACCAAGAAGATGTCGAAGTCGGACCCCTCCGACTATTCGCGCATCGCGCTCACCGACGATGCCGACACTATCGCCCAGAAGGTCCGCAAGGCCCGCACCGACCCGGAGGCACTGCCGAGCGAGGAGGCGGGCCTGAAGGGCCGGGCCGAGGCCGACAACCTCGTCGGCATCTTCGCGGCGCTCGCCGGCCGCACCAAGGCGGACGTGCTGGCGGAGTTCGGCGGCGGCCAGTTCTCCACCTTCAAGACGGCGCTCGCCGACCTGTCAGTGGCCAAGCTCTCGCCGATCACCGCCGAGATGAAGCGCCTCGTCGCCGACCCGGCCGAGATCGACCGCATCCTTGCCCATGGCGCGGCCCGGGCGCGGGCGATCGCGCGGCCGGTGATGGACCAGGTCAAGGACATCGTCGGCTTCGTGCGCGGCTGA
- a CDS encoding amino acid ABC transporter substrate-binding protein: MTHLARGALGAALLAFGAGAAGAQQLAPSPTLDAIRARGHVECGVHLGLPGFSFANDKGEWTGLDVDFCRAVAAAVLGDANKVRYTPTSVQQRWPVLQSGQVDLLSRNTTITFSRNVTLGVNFQGINFYEGQTFIVRTASGAKKPADLENASICVAAGSTEERTAADFFRERNIKVTIINFQKNDDAIAAYDAGRCDSYTAGIGALAGQRIKLKTPGEHFIMTETISNDPQGPVTRWGDERWQAVVRWVLNGMIAAEYLGVTSKNVDDMRANSKSAEIRRLLGADGGFGAMLGLSNDWMFNAIKQVGNYGESYERTVGKGSPLGLERGQNQLWTRGGILFTSPFQ; this comes from the coding sequence ATGACCCATCTCGCCCGCGGCGCCCTCGGCGCCGCCCTTCTCGCGTTCGGCGCCGGCGCCGCCGGGGCCCAGCAGCTCGCTCCCTCGCCGACCCTCGATGCGATCCGCGCCCGCGGCCATGTCGAGTGCGGCGTGCATCTCGGCCTGCCCGGCTTCTCCTTCGCCAATGACAAGGGCGAGTGGACCGGCCTCGACGTCGACTTCTGCCGTGCCGTGGCCGCCGCCGTCCTCGGCGATGCCAACAAGGTCCGCTATACGCCGACCTCCGTGCAGCAGCGCTGGCCGGTGCTGCAGTCGGGCCAAGTGGACCTGCTGTCGCGCAACACCACCATCACCTTCTCGCGCAATGTCACGCTCGGCGTGAACTTCCAGGGCATCAACTTCTACGAGGGCCAGACCTTCATCGTGCGCACCGCCTCGGGCGCCAAGAAGCCGGCCGACCTCGAGAACGCCTCGATCTGCGTCGCTGCCGGCTCGACCGAGGAGCGCACCGCCGCCGACTTCTTCCGCGAGCGGAACATCAAGGTCACCATCATCAACTTCCAGAAGAACGACGACGCCATCGCCGCCTATGACGCCGGCCGTTGCGACAGCTACACCGCGGGCATCGGCGCTCTCGCCGGCCAGCGCATCAAGCTGAAGACGCCGGGCGAGCACTTCATCATGACCGAGACCATCTCCAACGACCCACAGGGTCCGGTCACCCGCTGGGGCGACGAGCGCTGGCAGGCCGTGGTGCGCTGGGTGCTCAACGGCATGATCGCCGCCGAATATCTCGGCGTCACCTCGAAGAACGTCGATGACATGCGCGCCAATTCGAAGAGCGCCGAGATCCGCCGCCTGCTCGGCGCGGATGGCGGCTTCGGCGCCATGCTCGGCCTGTCGAACGACTGGATGTTCAACGCCATCAAGCAGGTCGGCAATTACGGCGAGAGCTACGAGCGCACCGTCGGCAAGGGCTCGCCGCTCGGCCTCGAGCGCGGCCAGAACCAGCTCTGGACCCGCGGCGGCATCCTCTTCACCTCGCCGTTCCAGTGA
- a CDS encoding amino acid ABC transporter permease produces the protein MTRYFYDKRVREIFWQVALLAGLAAAIVLIVRNASQNMLNAGMATGFDFLWRTSGINVPFVLTSYTPDSNILALLWVGVTNTLVITLFSVIAATLLGFVIGIARLSPNKLLSGLAGAFIEFVRNIPLLFFVLFWYFGVIAALPGPRQSISLFSVAFLNNRGLIVPVATDGSAFRIAALIVVLALIAQLVIAIWAKRRRDATGAIFPVWATGLALLVAVPVIAFGIAAMASSWDVPALRGFNFRGGFVLVPEFVALFAALTTYTAGFIAEIVRGGILSVVKGQWEAAYALGLRPNRALNLVVIPQAMRVMIPPLTSQYLNVLKNSSFGAAIAFPELVSVFVGSALTNTGQAIEIIAITLAIYLVIGLAVSGFMNWYNAKTKLVTR, from the coding sequence GTGACCCGCTATTTCTACGACAAGCGCGTGCGTGAGATCTTCTGGCAGGTGGCCCTGCTGGCGGGGCTTGCCGCGGCCATCGTGCTCATCGTCCGCAATGCCTCGCAGAACATGCTCAATGCCGGCATGGCCACCGGCTTCGACTTCCTGTGGCGCACCTCCGGCATCAACGTGCCCTTCGTGCTGACCAGCTACACGCCGGATTCCAACATCCTCGCTTTGCTCTGGGTGGGCGTCACCAACACCCTCGTCATCACGCTCTTCTCGGTCATCGCCGCGACGCTGCTCGGCTTCGTGATCGGCATCGCCCGGCTCTCCCCGAACAAGCTGCTCTCGGGCCTTGCCGGCGCCTTCATCGAGTTCGTCCGCAACATCCCGCTGCTGTTCTTCGTGCTGTTCTGGTACTTCGGCGTGATCGCCGCCCTGCCGGGCCCGCGCCAGTCCATCAGCCTGTTTTCGGTCGCCTTCCTCAACAATCGCGGCCTCATCGTGCCGGTGGCGACCGACGGTTCCGCCTTCCGCATCGCCGCGCTGATCGTCGTCCTCGCCCTCATCGCGCAGCTCGTCATCGCCATCTGGGCGAAGCGCCGGCGCGATGCGACGGGCGCCATCTTCCCGGTCTGGGCGACCGGCCTCGCCCTGCTCGTCGCCGTGCCGGTCATCGCCTTCGGCATCGCCGCGATGGCGAGCTCCTGGGACGTCCCCGCGCTGCGCGGCTTCAATTTCCGCGGCGGCTTCGTGCTGGTGCCGGAATTCGTCGCGCTGTTCGCCGCGCTCACCACCTACACCGCCGGATTCATCGCCGAGATCGTCCGCGGCGGCATCCTGTCGGTGGTGAAGGGCCAATGGGAGGCGGCCTATGCGCTCGGTCTTCGGCCGAACCGCGCGCTGAACCTCGTCGTCATCCCGCAGGCCATGCGGGTGATGATCCCCCCGCTCACCAGCCAGTATCTCAACGTGCTGAAGAACTCGTCCTTCGGCGCCGCCATCGCCTTTCCCGAACTCGTCTCGGTCTTCGTCGGCTCGGCACTGACCAATACCGGACAGGCGATCGAGATCATCGCCATCACCCTGGCCATCTACCTCGTCATCGGTCTTGCGGTGTCGGGCTTCATGAACTGGTACAACGCCAAAACGAAGCTGGTGACGCGATGA
- a CDS encoding amino acid ABC transporter permease yields MTAAAVRPARPSLLRRLRSDYFATPINALISLACIAAIIAIAWPLLRWAVINANFSGTSRADCTAGGACWVFIKARFGQFMYGFYPPAERWRVDLAALLLIGTVALSFWRGLPRRALTVPALWAVLLVVDAWLLAGGLGLPRVETRQWGGLMLTVFLSVYAGVLAVPLGILLALGRQSELPVIRLVATIFIEFWRGVPIITVIFLASLLLPLVMPAGWDIDRLVRALVGLAFVIAAYMAEAVRGGLQAIPKGQGEAAAASGLGYWQTTGLIILPQALRISMPAMTNEFIALVKNTSLVSIVSIFDLLGIAQASLADPNWVGMNMEAYAFSGAVYWLICFGLSRWSRHLETSRKTTH; encoded by the coding sequence ATGACCGCCGCCGCCGTCCGACCCGCCCGCCCCTCGCTGCTGCGCCGGCTGCGCAGCGACTATTTCGCGACGCCCATCAATGCGCTCATCTCGCTCGCCTGCATCGCGGCCATCATCGCCATCGCCTGGCCCCTCCTGCGCTGGGCGGTGATCAACGCCAATTTCTCCGGCACCAGCCGCGCCGATTGCACGGCGGGCGGCGCCTGCTGGGTGTTCATCAAGGCCCGGTTCGGCCAGTTCATGTATGGCTTCTACCCGCCGGCTGAGCGCTGGCGGGTGGACCTTGCCGCACTGCTGCTGATCGGCACGGTGGCGCTGTCCTTCTGGCGCGGCCTGCCGCGGCGCGCACTCACCGTTCCGGCGCTCTGGGCCGTGCTGCTCGTCGTCGATGCCTGGCTGCTCGCCGGCGGCCTCGGCCTGCCGCGGGTCGAGACGCGCCAGTGGGGTGGGCTGATGCTCACCGTCTTCCTGTCGGTCTATGCCGGCGTCCTCGCCGTGCCGCTCGGCATCCTGCTGGCGCTCGGCCGCCAGTCGGAGCTCCCCGTCATCCGGCTGGTCGCGACGATCTTCATCGAGTTCTGGCGCGGCGTGCCGATCATCACGGTGATCTTCCTCGCCTCGCTGCTGCTGCCGCTGGTCATGCCGGCGGGCTGGGACATCGACCGCCTGGTGCGCGCGCTCGTCGGCCTTGCCTTCGTCATCGCCGCCTACATGGCGGAGGCCGTGCGCGGCGGCCTGCAGGCGATCCCGAAGGGCCAGGGCGAGGCGGCGGCCGCGAGCGGCCTCGGCTACTGGCAGACCACCGGCCTCATCATCCTGCCGCAGGCGCTGCGCATCTCCATGCCGGCCATGACCAACGAGTTCATCGCGCTGGTGAAGAACACCTCGCTGGTCTCCATCGTCTCGATCTTCGACCTGCTCGGCATCGCCCAGGCCTCGCTCGCCGACCCCAACTGGGTCGGCATGAACATGGAGGCCTATGCCTTCTCGGGCGCGGTCTACTGGCTGATCTGCTTCGGCCTGTCGCGCTGGTCGCGGCATCTCGAGACGTCGCGCAAGACGACGCACTGA